Proteins encoded together in one Camelina sativa cultivar DH55 chromosome 9, Cs, whole genome shotgun sequence window:
- the LOC104711443 gene encoding GTPase-activating protein gyp7, translating to MKALRRIQTTSSSSNPSSPLSSPPASSSSSSSWIHLRSALFVVASSSPASCSSSSSDRTRLKSPWSRRKRKKPLRPQQWKRFFNPDGRLRNGGVDLLKKVRSRGIEPSIRLEVWPFLLGVYGFNSSKEERVTIRNRRRKEYERLRRQCKRLQKHNNGTLKLNRGSDTIQDEYDWPQVQDTDSSCSDEVVSARESLSSDEDITEDIGYMSEVSCTVERDGSSSRRITNATISTLNSESSDSDSSDGSEVVQVFYSSDTPDVSSTYPANSTIPRTEEDFVTWQRIIRLDAVRANSEWTPYSPSQAVISEDRACRAAEAVGLKDYNHLEPYKIFQAARLVAVLEAYALYDPDIGYCQGMSDLLSPILSVIPDDHEVFWCFVGFMKKARHNFRLDEVGIRRQLNIVSKIIKSKDSQLYRHLEKLQAEDCFFVYRMVVVMFRRELTLDQTLCLWEVMWADQAAIRAGMGKSAWSRIRQRAPPTDDLVLYAIAASVLQRRKLIIEKYNSMDEILRECHSMAGQLDVWKLLDDAHDLVVTLHTKIEHSFS from the exons atgaaagcTCTGAGAAGGATTCAAACGACGTCGTCGTCTTCTAATCCTTCATCGCCATTATCATCTCctccagcttcttcttcttcgtcgtcttcgtgGATCCATTTACGTTCTGCTCTCTTCGTTgttgcttcttcatctcctgcttcttgctcttcttcttcttctgatcg GACACGTCTTAAATCACCATGGTCCCGGAGGAAAAGGAAGAAGCCACTCAGACCTCAGCAGTGGAAGAGATTCTTTAATCCCGACGGTAGACTACGGAATGGAGGAGTTGATTTATTGAAGAAAGTTCGAAGTAGA GGTATTGAGCCCAGCATTCGGCTGGAGGTGTGGCCATTCCTTCTTGGAGT GTACGGTTTTAATAGTtcgaaagaagagagagttaCTATAAGAAACCGGAGAAG AAAGGAGTATGAGAGACTACGCAGGCAGTGCAAACGGCTTCAAAAACACAATAACGGGACTCTTAAGTTAAACAGGGGGAGTGACACTATCCAAGATGAGTACGATTGGCCTCAAGTGCAAGACACTGACAGTTCATGTTCTGATGAAGTTGTCAGTGCCCGCGAGTCTCTCTCAAGTGATGAAGACATCACTGAAGATATCGGGTACATGAGTGAAGTTTCGTGTACAGTTGAGAGAGACGGCAGTAGTTCGAGACGAATCACCAATGCTACTATCTCTACACTCAATTCCGAGTCATCAGATTCTGATTCTTCAGATGGGAGTGAAGTGGTACAGGTCTTTTACTCTTCCGATACTCCAGATGTGAGTAGTACCTATCCAGCCAACTCAACTATCCCCAGGACAGAAGAGGATTTTGTGACGTGGCAGCGTATCATTCGTTTAGATGCCGTGCGTGCTAACTCAGAGTGGACCCCTTATTCTCCATCTCAGGCAGTAATATCAGAGGACAGAGCATGTCGTGCCGCTGAAGCAGTCGGGCTAAAAGATTACAATCACTTGGAACCGTACAAAATATTTCAAGCTGCTCGGCTAGTTGCTGTTCTTGAAGCTTATGCTTTGTATGACCCTGACATTGGGTATTGCCAAGGAATGAGCGATCTTCTCTCTCCTATACTCTCTGTAATCCCTGATGACCATGAAGTGTTTTGGTGCTTCGTCGGGTTTATGAAGAAAGCTCGTCACAATTTCAGACTGGACGAGGTTGGAATCAGAAGACAACTCAACATAGTCTCAAAGATAATCAAATCCAAAGACTCTCAGCTTTACAGGCACTTAGAGAAACTCCAAGCTGAAGACTGTTTCTTTGTGTACAGAATGGTTGTAGTGATGTTCAGACGAGAGCTAACACTCGATCAGACACTCTGTCTATGGGAAGTGATGTGGGCAGATCAAGCAGCAATCAGAGCAGGGATGGGGAAATCTGCATGGAGCAGGATAAGGCAGCGTGCACCTCCAACGGATGATTTGGTGCTCTATGCTATAGCGGCCTCGGTGTTGCAAAGAAGGAAACTTATAATAGAGAAATACAACAGCATGGATGAGATTCTAAGGGAGTGTCATAGTATGGCAGGACAATTAGATGTGTGGAAGCTCCTGGATGATGCACATGACCTCGTCGTTACTCTACACACCAAGATTGAACATTCATTCTCATAA
- the LOC104711444 gene encoding probable 6-phosphogluconolactonase 2, which translates to MAPVKRRVFKTKNEIAVELAKYIADLSSKFCKERGVFTVVLSGGDLISWLWKLLGAPYIDSVEWSKWHIFWVDERVCAWDHADSNYKLAYDGFLSKVPIPAENIYAIDNGLGAEGNAELAAERYEECLKQKVNQNIIRTYKSSGFPQFDLQLLGMGPDGHMASLFPGHDQINEKVKWVTWITDSPKPPPKRITFTLPVINCASYNVMAVCDQEQADSVAAALNHTKNLPAGRLTADVEVVWFLDHAAASKLPNGWCSIL; encoded by the exons atgGCGCCGGTGAAGAGGAGGGTGTTCAAGACAAAGAATGAAATAGCGGTGGAGCTGGCGAAATACATAGCTGATCTCTCTTCCAAATTCTGCAAAGAAAGAGGAGTTTTCACCGTGGTTCTATCCGGGGGCGACCTCATCTCCTGGCTCTG GAAATTGTTAGGAGCTCCTTATATTGATTCAGTTGAGTGGTCTAAGTGGCACATCTTTTGGGTCGACGAGAGGGTTTGTGCTTGGGATCATGCGGATAGCAATTATAAGCTCGCTTACGATGGTTTTCTCTCCAAG GTTCCGATTCCAGCTGAAAACATCTACGCTATCGACAACGGACTCGGAGCCGAAGGCAACGCGGAGCTCGCTGCTGAACGGTACGAGGAGTGCCTCAAACAAAAGGTGAACCAGAACATAATCCGAACATACAAATCTTCTGGTTTTCCACAGTTCGATCTTCAGCTTCTAGGAATGGGACCTGACGGTCACATGGCGTCTCTATTCCCGGGACATGATCAGATCAATGAAAAAGTGAAATGGGTCACATGGATAACTGATTCACCTAAGCCGCCACCAAAAAGGATCACGTTCACGTTACCGGTTATCAATTGTGCTTCTTACAATGTTATGGCCGTATGTGATCAAGAACAGGCTGATTCGGTTGCGGCTGCTCTTAATCATACCAAGAACTTACCAGCTGGTAGACTAACCGCTGATGTTGAAGTCGTCTGGTTCCTTGACCACGCTGCTGCGTCTAAACTCCCTAATGGCTGGTGCTCCATCCTTTGA